The Tistrella mobilis genomic sequence TCAAGAGCCCGGCGGAGTCCAAATATCCGCTCGACTATCTGGCCCAGAAGACCACCATCCCCGGTGCCGAGGCCTACCGTCCGGCGGCGGAAAGCGACTGCCCGCTGCTGAAGCCGTGACCGGACCGGCGTCCCGGTCCGGCCCGGTGATTTCGGGCTGGGCCGGCGCGCCGGACGGGGCTATGGTCCAGGCGCTGAACGATGTTCGAAACATGGTAAGAGGGTGATGGCGAGCCAGGAGAACGACAACCGAACATCGGCGCCAAAACCTGCGCGCACCCGCAAGACGAGCACCGCCGCCCCGCGCCGCCGCCGCCAGGGCCGGCCGCCGCTGGGCGATGCCGGGCCCGATGCCACCCGCAACGCCCTGCTCGATGCCGCCACGAAACTGTTCGCGCGGCTTGGCTACGAGCCGGTGACCACCGGCGCGATCGCGGCCGAGGCGGGGGTGACGCAGTCGATCGTGCATTACCATTTCGGCTCGAAGCAGAAGATCTGGGAGGCGGCGATCGACCGGCTGATGGCCGAACGCATCGCCTTCTATGAGAACCTCGTCGAAAAACCCGGCGGCATGGACCCGCTGACCCGACTGAAACTGCTGACCAAGGGCCTGGTCTATGCCAACGCCCACAACCCCGATTTCGCCCGGGTGACGGTGCACGAGGGCTCGGTGCCGGGCGACCGCATGCACTGGCTGGTGGAAAGCTATATGAAAACCGCCTTCGACAAGTTCGAAGGCGCGATCCGCGACGCCATGGCGGCCGGCGCCATCCGCGAGATGCCGCTGCGCGACGTGACCCTGATCATCGTCTTCGGCGCCTCGCTGATCTTCACCTTCTCGGGCATGATCGAGCGCATGTACGGCACCCCGCTGACCGACCCCGAGGCCGCGACCTCTTATGCCGACAGCTTCATCGACATCGTGTTCAACGGGCTGAAACCGGATGGCGCACCGGGGGCGGCGCCGCTGCCGTTTCGGGTGCCGGGGCAGCCGGCGCAGGGATGACGGGCCGTTCAGAATCAGACGTCGTCTGCCACCACCACCCGCCGGCGCGGCCGCTTCGCGCCGTGTCGCGGCCCCCGGCAGAGCGCACAGGAACATGGCCGGCAATGCGTCGCCGCGTTGCGCCCGACCGCACGCGCGGAAAACCCCTGCGGATCCGTATCGGGAAACCACAGCGCCATAATCCGCCGCGCCTTCGCCTTGCGGCGTTCGACATCATGCCGGCGTCGGGCACGCATGGCGGTGCCTCCCTGGTGGCTGAGGTGGCGCTGGCCGGGCCTCTGAGGAGAGCCCCCGTCACCCGGCATTCATTTCGGATCCCGTACTGACCGGCATCCGTCAAACATTTATACGTCATTCCGGCGAAGGCCGGAATCCAGGTTCGTCCCCGCATGAAGAACGCCGAACGACCTGACGCCGACCCCGATCGAGGGCTCCACCTCAGTGGCTGACGGCGCGGTCCCCACAGATGATCCCTGTCCATTCCCGTAAAGACCCACCTGGATCCCGGCCTTCGCCGGGATGAC encodes the following:
- a CDS encoding TetR/AcrR family transcriptional regulator, which produces MASQENDNRTSAPKPARTRKTSTAAPRRRRQGRPPLGDAGPDATRNALLDAATKLFARLGYEPVTTGAIAAEAGVTQSIVHYHFGSKQKIWEAAIDRLMAERIAFYENLVEKPGGMDPLTRLKLLTKGLVYANAHNPDFARVTVHEGSVPGDRMHWLVESYMKTAFDKFEGAIRDAMAAGAIREMPLRDVTLIIVFGASLIFTFSGMIERMYGTPLTDPEAATSYADSFIDIVFNGLKPDGAPGAAPLPFRVPGQPAQG